One part of the Vicia villosa cultivar HV-30 ecotype Madison, WI linkage group LG6, Vvil1.0, whole genome shotgun sequence genome encodes these proteins:
- the LOC131612413 gene encoding MDIS1-interacting receptor like kinase 1-like: MKMQMKTQFFIFFCYIVYFCFSYSFSAASKNDELSALLSIKSGLIDPLNTLHDWKLDSPHCNWTGIKCNSAGTVENLDLSHKNLSGIVSNDIQRLQSLTSLNLCCNAFSSKLPKSISNLTTLNILDVSQNFFIGEFPLGLGKASRLTSLNGSSNEFSGPIPLDLGNATLLEMLDLRGSFFEGSIPKTFGNLHKLKFLGLSGNNLTGKIPGELGKLSSLEYMILGYNGLKGEIPFEFGNLTSLKYLDLAVSNLGGEIPYELGNLKLLNTLFLYNNNFEGRIPSQIGNMTSLQFFDLSDNILSGKIPDEIGLLKNLKLLNFMGNQLSGFVPSGIGNLPQLEVLELWNNSLSGPLPSNLGENSPLQWLDVSSNSISGEIPETLCSQGNLTKLILFNNAFSGSIPSSLSKCSSLVRVRIQNNFLSGSVPVGLGKLEKLQRLELANNSLTGEIPDDIPSSTSLSFIDLSRNKLHSSLPSTILSIPNLQVFMVSHNNLEGKIPNHFQDSPSLTVLDLSSNHLSGAIPESIGSCQKLVNLNLQNNLLIGEIPKALANMPTMAMLDLSNNSLTGHIPENFGLSPALEAFNVSYNKLEGSVPDNGMLRTINPNNLVGNAGLCGGILPSCDQNSAYSSRYGSSHAKHIITGWIIGISSILAIGITILLARSLYVRWYTGGFCFKERFYKGNKGWPWRLIAFQRLGFTSTDILACIKETNVIGMGATGVVYKAEVPQSNTIVAVKKLWRSGNDVEVGRGSDELVGEVNLLGRLRHRNIVRLLGFLHNDTDLMIVYEFMHNGNLGDALHSKQAVRQLVDWVSRYNIALGVAQGLAYLHHDCYPPVIHRDIKSNNILLDANLEARIADFGLAKMMIRKNETVSMVAGSYGYIAPEYGYALKVDEKIDVYSYGVVLLELVTGKRPLDAEFGESVDIVEWIRRKIRDKKSLEEALDPSVGNCRHVIEEMLLVLRIAVVCTAKLPKDRPSMRDVIMMLGEAKPRRKISGNSETSLAANNNNKEMSVFSTSPVSGLL; encoded by the exons atgaaaatgcaaatgaaaacacagtttttcattttcttctgttaCATTGTCTATTTTTGTTTCTCTTACAGTTTTTCTGCTGCTTCGAAGAATGATGAACTATCAGCTTTGCTTTCGATAAAATCGGGTCTTATTGATCCCTTGAACACTCTTCATGATTGGAAGTTGGATTCACCTCATTGTAACTGGACCGGAATCAAATGCAACTCGGCCGGAACCGTGGAGAATCTCGACCTCTCTCACAAGAATCTCAGTGGTATAGTATCCAACGACATACAAAGGCTTCAATCTCTTACTTCTCTTAACCTATGTTGCAATGCATTTTCATCAAAATTACCGAAATCTATATCCAATCTCACCACACTGAACATTCTTGATGTAAGTCAGAATTTCTTCATTGGTGAGTTTCCATTAGGACTTGGAAAAGCGTCGAGATTAACATCGTTAAATGGCTCGAGCAATGAATTCTCAGGTCCAATTCCTTTGGACCTTGGAAATGCAACTTTGTTAGAAATGCTTGATCTTAGAGGCAGTTTCTTTGAAGGTTCAATTCCGAAAACATTTGGAAACTTGCATAAGTTGAAGTTTCTTGGTTTATCTGGGAATAATCTCACTGGAAAAATTCCTGGTGAGCTTGGAAAACTTTCATCATTGGAGTATATGATTCTCGGATACAACGGGTTGAAAGGTGAGATTCCATTCGAATTCGGAAATCTCACTAGTCTTAAGTATCTTGATTTAGCAGTTTCCAATCTTGGTGGTGAGATTCCATATGAATTGGGAAATCTCAAGTTATTGAATACACTTTTCTTGTATAACAACAATTTTGAAGGAAGAATTCCATCACAAATTGGTAACATGACTTCTTTGCAGTTTTTCGATCTTTCTGATAACATTCTGTCAGGAAAAATTCCAGATGAAATAGGTCTGCTGAAAAatctgaagcttctgaacttcaTGGGAAACCAGTTATCTGGTTTTGTTCCTTCTGGCATTGGGAATTTGCCTCAATTGGAGGTTCTTGAGCTATGGAACAATTCATTATCAGGTCCATTACCGAGCAACCTTGGCGAAAATTCACCGTTGCAATGGTTGGATGTATCGTCCAATTCGATCTCTGGAGAGATTCCAGAaactctttgcagccaaggaaaTCTCACCAAGCTAATTCTTTTCAACAATGCTTTCTCCGGTTCAATTCCATCGAGCTTATCGAAATGTTCTTCACTGGTTCGTGTCCGAATTCAGAACAATTTTCTATCTGGATCAGTTCCTGTTGGTCTTGGCAAGCTTGAGAAGCTTCAAAGGTTAGAATTAGCTAACAATAGTCTCACTGGTGAAATTCCAGATGATATTCCTTCTTCAACATCTCTTTCTTTCATTGATCTCTCAAGAAACAAACTCCATTCTTCTCTACCTTCCACTATTCTCTCCATTCCAAATCTCCAAGTTTTCATGGTCTCCCACAACAACTTAGAAGGTAAAATACCAAACCATTTTCAGGATTCTCCTTCACTTACTGTTCTTGATCTCTCGTCGAATCATTTATCCGGAGCCATTCCAGAAAGCATAGGTTCATGTCAAAAGCTAGTAAATTTGAACCTGCAAAACAACCTTTTGATTGGTGAAATCCCAAAAGCACTAGCTAACATGCCTACAATGGCAATGCTTGATCTTTCCAACAACTCTTTGACCGGTCATATACCTGAGAACTTTGGTTTATCGCCAGCTTTGGAAGCATTTAATGTTTCATACAACAAGCTCGAAGGTTCTGTGCCAGATAATGGTATGCTAAGAACTATAAACCCGAACAATCTCGTTGGAAATGCTGGCCTATGTGGTGGAATCCTCCCTTCATGTGACCAAAACTCGGCATACTCCTCAAGATATGGAAGTTCACATGCAAAGCATATTATCACAGGGTGGATCATTGGAATATCATCAATTCTAGCCATTGGAATTACAATCTTGTTAGCAAGATCTTTATACGTAAGGTGGTACACCGGTGGATTTTGCTTCAAAGAGAGATTTTATAAAGGTAACAAGGGGTGGCCATGGCGATTAATAGCATTTCAGAGACTTGGTTTTACAAGTACTGACATTCTAGCTTGCATCAAGGAAACAAATGTGATCGGAATGGGAGCTACCGGCGTTGTTTACAAAGCCGAGGTACCGCAATCCAATACAATTGTAGCAGTGAAAAAGTTGTGGAGATCAGGAAATGATGTTGAAGTAGGAAGAGGCAGCGATGAGCTTGTTGGAGAAGTGAACCTCTTAGGGAGACTAAGACACAGGAACATTGTTAGACTATTAGGATTTCTTCACAATGACACTGATTTGATGATAGTTTATGAATTTATGCATAATGGAAACCTAGGAGATGCCTTGCATAGTAAGCAAGCTGTTAGACAGCTTGTTGATTGGGTTTCAAGATATAACATAGCTCTTGGAGTTGCTCAAGGACTTGCTTATCTTCATCACGACTGTTATCCGCCTGTTATCCATCGTGACATTAAGTCAAACAATATACTGCTTGATGCAAATCTTGAAGCAAGGATAGCAGATTTTGGTTTAGCGAAAATGATGATCCGGAAGAACGAAACCGTCTCCATGGTTGCTGGATCCTATGGCTACATTGCTCCTG AATATGGATATGCATTGAAGGTGGATGAAAAGATTGATGTATACAGTTATGGAGTAGTTTTGTTGGAGCTTGTGACAGGAAAGAGGCCACTAGACGCGGAATTCGGAGAGAGTGTAGACATTGTAGAGTGGATTAGAAGGAAGATCAGAGACAAGAAATCTCTAGAAGAAGCATTAGATCCAAGTGTAGGAAACTGCAGGCATGTTATAGAAGAAATGCTTTTAGTTTTAAGAATAGCAGTAGTTTGCACTGCTAAGCTTCCTAAAGACAGACCAAGCATGAGGGATGTGATAATGATGCTTGGAGAAGCAAAGCCTAGAAGAAAGATCAGTGGAAACAGTGAAACATCTTTAGCAGCTAACAACAATAACAAGGAGATGTCAGTTTTTAGTACATCACCAGTTAGTGGTCTTCTCTAG